One genomic segment of Peromyscus leucopus breed LL Stock chromosome 23, UCI_PerLeu_2.1, whole genome shotgun sequence includes these proteins:
- the Crybb1 gene encoding LOW QUALITY PROTEIN: beta-crystallin B1 (The sequence of the model RefSeq protein was modified relative to this genomic sequence to represent the inferred CDS: inserted 1 base in 1 codon), which translates to MSQAAKAAPTTAVNPGSDGKGKGAQPXGPAPAPGPAPVPASVPRPSAKVGDLPPGSYRLVVFEQENFQGRRVEFSGECLNLGDRGFDRVRSLIVISGPWVAFEQSAFRGEMFVLEKGEYPRWDTWTSSYRSDRLMSFRPIRMDSQEHKICLFEGANFKGNTMEIQEDDVPSLWVYGFCDRVGSVTVSGGTWVGYQYPGYRGYQYLLEPGDFRHWNEWGAFQPQMQAVRRLRDRQWHHEGCFPVLAAEPPK; encoded by the exons ATGTCTCAGGCTGCTAAGGCCGCGCCCACCACGGCAGTGAACCCGGGGTCTGACGGCAAGGGAAAGGGGGCCCAAC CAGGGCCGGCCCCAGCCCCTGGCCCCGCCCCGGTCCCAGCTTCCGTGCCCAGGCCCAGTGCCAAAGTAGGGGACCTGCCTCCTGGGAGCTACAGG CTGGTCGTCTTCGAGCAGGAAAACTTCCAGGGCCGTCGGGTTGAATTCTCAGGGGAGTGCCTGAACCTGGGGGACCGTGGCTTTGACCGAGTGCGCAGCCTGATCGTCATCTCAGGACC CTGGGTGGCCTTTGAGCAATCTGCCTTCCGTGGGGAGATGTTTGTCCTGGAGAAGGGCGAGTACCCACGCTGGGACACCTGGACCAGCAGTTACCGCAGCGACCGGCTCATGTCCTTCCGGCCCATCAGGATG GATTCCCAGGAGCATAAGATCTGCCTGTTTGAAGGGGCCAACTTCAAGGGCAACACCATGGAGATTCAAGAGGATGACGTGCCCAGCCTCTGGGTATATGGCTTCTGTGACCGTGTGGGCAGTGTGACCGTCTCCGGTGGCAC ATGGGTGGGCTACCAGTACCCAGGCTACCGTGGCTACCAGTATCTGCTGGAACCAGGAGACTTCCGACACTGGAATGAGTGGGGTGCCTTCCAGCCGCAGATGCAGGCCGTCCGTCGCCTGCGGGACCGCCAGTGGCATCACGAAGgttgcttcccagtgctggccGCCGAGCCCCCTAAGTGA